From the bacterium genome, one window contains:
- the lepB gene encoding signal peptidase I: MLTKKDKPKSKIYEFIFEVIIPALILALIIRTFVIQAFKIPSESMVPTLQIGDHLFVLKFAYGLPIPLTNKKIFEWNSPKRGEIIVFRYPEDPKRDFIKRVIGLPGEELLIKHKQVYINGELLKEPYKIHTDISSLEQFPRDNWGKSIIIPSNSYFMMGDNRDSSLDSRFWNCLPKELIKGKAFIIYWPPWRIGLIK; encoded by the coding sequence TTGCTGACTAAAAAAGATAAACCAAAGTCAAAGATTTATGAGTTTATATTCGAGGTAATAATTCCTGCTTTAATTTTAGCTTTAATTATTCGAACATTTGTTATACAGGCATTTAAAATACCATCAGAATCAATGGTTCCGACACTTCAAATTGGAGACCACTTATTTGTCCTTAAATTTGCCTATGGATTACCTATTCCTTTAACTAATAAAAAAATATTTGAATGGAATTCACCAAAGCGTGGAGAAATTATTGTCTTTCGTTATCCAGAAGACCCAAAAAGAGATTTTATAAAAAGGGTGATTGGACTGCCGGGTGAGGAATTACTTATTAAGCACAAACAGGTTTACATTAATGGAGAATTATTAAAAGAACCTTATAAAATTCATACAGATATTTCTTCTCTGGAACAATTTCCTCGAGATAATTGGGGGAAATCAATAATTATCCCTTCTAATAGTTACTTTATGATGGGTGATAATCGTGACTCAAGCCTTGATTCTCGTTTTTGGAATTGTCTGCCTAAAGAATTAATTAAAGGGAAGGCATTTATTATTTATTGGCCTCCGTGGAGGATAGGATTAATTAAATGA